A genome region from Dolichospermum compactum NIES-806 includes the following:
- a CDS encoding helix-hairpin-helix domain-containing protein: protein MVKIVSRTYVGQANVYDIGVENDHNFVIKNGFIASNCFNKSHSTAYAYVTYQTSYLKANYPLEYMAALLTANSGDTDKVRKYLDNCSNMGIVIDAPDVNRSGLDFTPVDGKILFGFSAVRNVGQNAIASILEAREESGELVPFKSLADFCDRVDLRAMNRRTLESLINCGAFDKIQANRNQLIHDLELVYEWAQSRARDKASGQGNIFDLLGGGLAGNNHQPQKNAYESAPKAPPVNDLPPQEKLRMEKELLGFYLSDHPLKSIRQSSSVLAPINLAQLGEQKDDAILCAVVMLNNVKKVVTKKGDSMAILQVEDLSAASEAVVFPKTYERISSLLEVDARLIIWGKIDRRDDQVQFILEDAETVETVKMILVELSPQQAGTIEEQHRLNTILKAQAGDKDKSRIPVIGVVQAGDHREIVRFGRQFWVQDSGTAVQALQNGKFPAHIKQLTSG, encoded by the coding sequence ATGGTTAAAATAGTTTCTCGTACTTATGTCGGTCAAGCCAATGTTTATGATATTGGTGTGGAAAATGACCATAATTTTGTGATTAAAAATGGTTTTATCGCTTCCAATTGTTTTAATAAATCCCACTCTACAGCTTACGCTTATGTAACTTATCAAACGTCATATTTAAAGGCAAATTACCCATTGGAATATATGGCGGCATTGTTAACCGCTAACAGTGGCGATACTGACAAGGTGCGGAAGTATCTTGATAATTGCTCTAACATGGGGATTGTGATTGATGCCCCAGATGTTAATCGTTCTGGTTTAGATTTTACGCCGGTGGATGGAAAGATTTTATTTGGATTTTCTGCGGTGCGGAATGTGGGACAAAATGCGATCGCCTCAATTTTAGAAGCGAGGGAAGAATCAGGAGAATTAGTCCCATTCAAATCTTTGGCGGATTTTTGCGATCGCGTGGACTTACGGGCCATGAACCGCCGCACTTTAGAATCACTAATTAACTGCGGTGCTTTTGACAAAATTCAAGCTAATCGCAACCAATTAATTCATGATTTAGAATTAGTTTATGAGTGGGCGCAATCCCGCGCTAGAGACAAAGCTAGTGGACAGGGTAATATATTTGATTTGTTAGGAGGGGGATTAGCAGGAAATAATCATCAACCTCAAAAAAATGCCTATGAATCTGCACCAAAAGCTCCTCCTGTCAATGATTTACCACCTCAAGAAAAATTGAGAATGGAAAAAGAATTATTAGGATTTTATCTCTCCGATCATCCTCTTAAATCTATCAGACAATCATCCTCAGTCCTTGCACCTATTAACTTAGCGCAATTGGGGGAACAAAAAGATGATGCTATCCTTTGTGCGGTAGTAATGTTGAATAATGTCAAAAAGGTTGTCACCAAAAAAGGTGATTCTATGGCAATTCTGCAAGTTGAAGATTTATCTGCTGCTTCGGAAGCGGTGGTTTTTCCTAAAACCTATGAACGCATTAGTTCTCTACTCGAAGTTGATGCCAGATTGATTATTTGGGGTAAGATAGATCGCCGTGATGATCAAGTTCAATTTATTCTTGAAGATGCGGAAACTGTTGAAACTGTAAAAATGATTTTAGTGGAATTGAGTCCACAACAAGCAGGAACAATTGAAGAACAACATCGTTTGAATACAATTCTCAAAGCACAAGCAGGGGATAAGGACAAATCCAGAATACCTGTCATTGGTGTTGTTCAGGCTGGAGATCACCGAGAAATTGTCCGCTTTGGAAGACAGTTTTGGGTACAAGATTCAGGAACAGCAGTCCAAGCTTTACAAAATGGCAAATTTCCGGCTCATATTAAACAACTAACCAGCGGTTAA
- a CDS encoding AIPR family protein translates to MRCRYLGLQGNRVKEGIRDTLNSDEKNNFYFYNNGITLTCDSFSHNALQNGDYQIRVENLQIINGGQTCMTIFKTLQDANFCQQNTQAYVLVRLYQLPSDNEDLVQKITYATNSQNPVDLRDLRANDNLQQRLEMDIQQLGFNYRRKRFDTGARSTTEITSGVAAEAILAVWRQKPHQAKFFTREHFGKLYNVIFTEQLNAAQVIIAVQLYRIAENRRKRPHPSDPACVRYGSCFIAMQMGKGLLKKMNLQMKEINHRNFEDANHLINQNGDNYFDDSVRDVQKALQALYGNQEISLQQLSATFRRGDLIEKLQQVEIH, encoded by the coding sequence GTGCGATGCCGTTATTTAGGGCTGCAAGGCAACCGGGTCAAAGAGGGTATTCGGGATACTTTAAATAGCGATGAAAAAAACAATTTCTATTTTTATAATAATGGCATCACTTTAACTTGCGACAGTTTTTCCCATAACGCGCTGCAAAATGGTGATTATCAGATACGAGTTGAGAACTTGCAAATTATTAATGGTGGTCAAACTTGTATGACCATTTTTAAAACTCTTCAGGATGCAAATTTCTGCCAACAAAATACCCAAGCTTATGTTTTAGTTCGGCTTTATCAATTACCAAGTGATAATGAGGATCTAGTCCAAAAAATTACTTATGCTACTAATAGTCAGAACCCAGTTGATCTAAGGGATCTCCGAGCTAATGATAATCTACAGCAGCGGCTGGAAATGGATATCCAACAGTTGGGATTTAATTATCGCCGTAAACGCTTTGATACAGGTGCTAGATCCACTACGGAGATTACTTCGGGTGTAGCGGCTGAGGCGATACTGGCGGTTTGGCGACAAAAGCCTCATCAAGCTAAGTTTTTCACTCGTGAGCATTTTGGTAAACTGTATAATGTAATTTTTACTGAGCAGCTTAATGCCGCACAAGTCATAATCGCTGTACAGTTGTATAGAATTGCCGAAAACCGACGTAAACGCCCGCATCCTAGTGATCCTGCTTGTGTCCGTTATGGTTCATGCTTTATTGCCATGCAAATGGGGAAAGGACTTCTCAAGAAAATGAATCTGCAAATGAAGGAAATTAACCACCGTAATTTTGAGGATGCAAATCATTTGATTAATCAAAATGGGGATAATTATTTCGATGATTCAGTCCGAGATGTTCAAAAGGCACTTCAAGCACTTTACGGAAACCAGGAAATTTCTTTACAACAACTTTCTGCTACTTTCCGACGCGGTGATTTAATAGAGAAACTTCAGCAGGTGGAAATTCATTAA
- a CDS encoding type II toxin-antitoxin system HicA family toxin — protein sequence MNYREVAKKLSRLGCEEIPRRSGGSHRKWFNPITQKATVIPDWSGRDLKLGTLRAAIKQLEIEWSDFEEV from the coding sequence ATGAACTATAGAGAAGTTGCGAAGAAATTATCTAGACTTGGATGTGAAGAAATCCCCAGACGTAGTGGAGGTTCACATAGAAAGTGGTTTAATCCAATTACTCAGAAAGCAACTGTAATTCCTGACTGGAGTGGCCGCGATCTAAAATTAGGAACGTTACGCGCAGCCATAAAACAACTAGAAATTGAGTGGTCTGACTTTGAAGAGGTATAA
- a CDS encoding type II toxin-antitoxin system HicB family antitoxin: protein MFYKIPLLLTPQPEGGFTVTSPLLPELITEGDSMDEVLANVRDAFEAVLETYQDLGKELPLNLQSVDQNSPALIETIISIR, encoded by the coding sequence ATGTTCTACAAAATTCCATTACTGCTTACACCTCAACCAGAAGGAGGGTTCACCGTAACTTCTCCACTATTGCCAGAATTGATAACGGAGGGCGATTCTATGGATGAGGTTTTAGCCAACGTTAGAGATGCTTTTGAAGCGGTTCTGGAAACATATCAAGATTTAGGTAAAGAGCTTCCGCTTAACCTACAATCTGTAGACCAAAACTCACCAGCTTTAATAGAAACAATTATCTCCATCAGATGA
- the gatA gene encoding Asp-tRNA(Asn)/Glu-tRNA(Gln) amidotransferase subunit GatA: MASIRELHEQIISKERSAVEITQEALNRIQELEPKLHSFLTVTTEQALKQAQAVDAKIAAGEEIGILAGIPIGIKDNLCTKGIVTTCASRILENFVPPYESTVTQKLADAGGVMVGKTNLDEFAMGSSTENSAYQVTANPWDLSRVPGGSSGGSAAAVAADECVVSLGSDTGGSIRQPASFCGVVGMKPTYGLVSRYGLVAYASSLDQIGPFGRSVEDAAILLSAIAGYDPQDSTSLKVKVPDYAATLKPDLKVRKKLRIGIITETLGEGLDPEVEAAVTKAIDQLQELGAEIHPISCPSFRYGLPTYYIIAPSEASANLARYDGVKYGLRSPDADNLLSMYTRTRSQGFGAEVKRRIMIGTYALSAGYYDAYYLKAQKVRTLIKKDFEKAFQSVDVLISPTAPTTAFRAGEKTTDPLSMYLNDLMTIPANLAGLPGISLPCGFDSKGLPIGLQMVGKVLGEEQLFQVAYAYEQSTNWHLQKPKIA, encoded by the coding sequence ATGGCATCCATCCGCGAGTTGCACGAACAGATAATTAGTAAAGAACGTTCTGCCGTTGAAATTACCCAAGAAGCATTAAATCGGATTCAAGAGTTAGAACCAAAATTGCACAGTTTCCTCACTGTCACGACAGAACAAGCCTTAAAACAAGCTCAAGCTGTGGATGCAAAAATCGCTGCTGGAGAAGAAATTGGCATCTTAGCGGGGATTCCCATCGGCATTAAAGACAATTTGTGTACCAAAGGTATTGTCACCACCTGCGCTTCGCGGATTTTGGAAAATTTTGTCCCACCTTACGAATCAACTGTCACCCAAAAACTAGCTGACGCTGGGGGTGTCATGGTAGGTAAAACCAACTTAGATGAGTTTGCTATGGGGAGTTCTACAGAAAACTCCGCTTATCAAGTTACCGCTAATCCTTGGGATTTATCCCGTGTTCCTGGTGGTTCTTCCGGTGGTTCAGCAGCAGCCGTAGCAGCCGATGAATGTGTGGTTTCCCTGGGTTCGGATACGGGGGGTTCAATTCGGCAACCGGCTTCCTTCTGCGGTGTTGTGGGAATGAAACCGACTTATGGGTTAGTTTCTCGTTATGGTTTGGTGGCTTATGCTTCCTCTCTAGATCAAATTGGACCATTTGGACGGAGTGTCGAAGATGCGGCTATATTGTTAAGTGCGATCGCCGGCTATGATCCACAAGACTCTACCAGTCTCAAAGTCAAAGTTCCTGACTATGCAGCTACTTTAAAACCGGATCTCAAAGTTAGAAAAAAACTCAGAATTGGTATCATTACAGAAACCTTAGGTGAAGGGTTAGATCCAGAAGTAGAAGCCGCAGTCACCAAAGCCATTGATCAATTGCAAGAATTAGGTGCAGAAATTCATCCTATTTCCTGTCCCAGTTTCCGCTACGGTTTACCAACTTACTACATTATCGCCCCCTCGGAAGCATCCGCTAACCTAGCCCGTTACGATGGCGTGAAATATGGTTTGCGTTCCCCTGATGCAGATAATCTTTTGTCAATGTACACCAGAACTCGTTCTCAAGGATTTGGAGCGGAAGTCAAACGTCGGATTATGATTGGTACTTATGCCCTTTCCGCTGGTTATTATGATGCTTACTATTTGAAAGCGCAAAAAGTCCGCACTCTGATTAAAAAAGATTTTGAAAAAGCTTTTCAATCAGTAGATGTGTTAATTTCTCCAACTGCACCAACTACCGCATTTCGAGCCGGAGAAAAAACTACCGATCCTTTGAGTATGTATTTAAATGATTTAATGACTATTCCTGCTAATTTAGCCGGTTTACCAGGAATTAGTTTACCTTGCGGTTTTGATAGTAAAGGTCTACCAATTGGACTACAAATGGTTGGTAAAGTGCTAGGAGAAGAGCAACTTTTCCAAGTAGCTTATGCCTATGAACAATCAACTAATTGGCATTTACAAAAACCCAAAATTGCTTAG
- a CDS encoding M20 metallopeptidase family protein → MVSIFPQTSTVNLKNVRLEIRALQPQLVEWRRQIHQKPELGFREKITAEFIAQKLQNWGIVHQTEIAQTGIVAIIKGEKPGNGKVLAIRADMDALPIQEQNQVPYCSQHDGVMHACGHDGHTAIALGTTYYLNQHRQDFSGTVKIIFQPAEEGPGGAKPMIAAGVLKNPDVDAIIGLHLWNNLPLGTVGVRPGALMAAVELFRCTIFGKGGHGAIPHQTVDSVVVAAQIVNALQTIVSRNVNPIDSAVVTVGELHAGTAVNVIADTASMGGTVRYFNPDLAGFFKERIQQIIAGICQSHGANYDLDYIHLYPPVINDLEIAALVRSVAEEVIETPIGIVPECQTMGGEDMSFFLQEVPGCYFFLGSANPEKKLDYPHHHPQFDFDETALPMGVEMFVRCLEKFFVE, encoded by the coding sequence ATGGTTTCTATATTTCCTCAAACTTCGACGGTAAATCTCAAAAATGTCCGGTTAGAAATTCGGGCTTTACAACCGCAATTAGTGGAGTGGAGAAGACAGATTCACCAAAAACCAGAATTAGGTTTTCGGGAAAAAATTACCGCCGAATTTATTGCCCAGAAATTGCAAAATTGGGGAATTGTCCATCAAACTGAAATTGCTCAAACGGGAATTGTCGCTATTATTAAAGGTGAAAAACCTGGCAATGGTAAAGTATTAGCAATTCGGGCGGATATGGATGCTTTACCTATTCAAGAACAGAATCAAGTTCCCTATTGTTCTCAACATGATGGAGTCATGCACGCTTGTGGACATGATGGACATACAGCGATCGCTCTCGGTACAACCTATTACCTCAATCAACATCGGCAAGACTTTAGCGGTACTGTCAAAATTATCTTCCAACCCGCAGAAGAAGGGCCAGGTGGAGCAAAACCGATGATCGCAGCAGGTGTACTTAAAAACCCTGATGTTGATGCCATTATCGGTTTACACTTATGGAATAATCTGCCATTGGGAACTGTAGGAGTCCGTCCTGGGGCATTAATGGCTGCTGTCGAATTGTTCCGTTGCACCATTTTCGGTAAAGGTGGACATGGGGCAATTCCGCATCAAACAGTGGATTCTGTAGTGGTAGCAGCGCAAATAGTCAATGCTTTACAAACAATAGTTTCCCGTAATGTGAACCCCATTGATTCGGCTGTAGTCACAGTGGGAGAACTCCACGCCGGCACAGCAGTTAATGTGATTGCTGATACCGCGAGCATGGGGGGAACAGTGAGATATTTTAATCCTGATTTAGCAGGTTTTTTTAAAGAACGCATTCAACAAATTATTGCGGGAATTTGCCAAAGTCACGGTGCAAATTATGACTTAGATTATATTCATCTTTATCCACCAGTTATCAATGATCTAGAAATTGCTGCCTTGGTGCGTTCAGTAGCAGAAGAAGTCATAGAAACCCCTATTGGTATCGTTCCCGAATGTCAAACAATGGGTGGGGAAGATATGTCATTTTTTCTGCAAGAAGTTCCCGGTTGTTACTTTTTTCTGGGTTCTGCAAATCCAGAGAAAAAATTAGATTACCCCCATCATCATCCCCAATTTGATTTTGATGAAACAGCTTTACCAATGGGTGTAGAAATGTTTGTCCGCTGTCTGGAAAAGTTCTTTGTTGAATAG
- the bioD gene encoding dethiobiotin synthase, whose protein sequence is MLNTLLITGTDTDAGKTVVTAALAAYWQKYYPQRTLGIMKPIQSGVGDRELYQSLFNLEQSLEAITPLYFQAPLAPPIAAAKENRQVDLAIAWRTLLSLQKQRDFLLVESLGGLGSPVTNELTVADLAGEWRLKTILVVPVRLGAIASAVANVALARQTKINLRGIILNCTQPRTEEEIADLTPPDLIRSLTNIPVLGCVPYLENPRDLEKLAEVAAALDWEIYCRE, encoded by the coding sequence TTGTTGAATACTTTATTGATTACGGGAACTGATACGGATGCTGGTAAAACTGTGGTGACGGCAGCTTTAGCGGCTTATTGGCAAAAATATTATCCTCAGCGCACTTTGGGGATTATGAAGCCAATCCAATCGGGGGTGGGTGATAGGGAATTGTACCAAAGTCTGTTTAATTTGGAACAATCGCTGGAGGCAATTACTCCCTTGTATTTTCAAGCGCCTTTAGCGCCTCCGATTGCGGCTGCTAAGGAAAATCGTCAAGTTGATTTGGCGATCGCTTGGCGAACTTTGTTATCTTTACAAAAACAGCGTGATTTTCTGTTGGTGGAATCTTTGGGGGGTTTAGGTTCACCAGTTACCAATGAGTTGACTGTGGCTGATTTGGCGGGTGAATGGCGATTGAAAACGATTTTGGTTGTGCCGGTCAGATTGGGGGCGATCGCTAGTGCTGTGGCTAATGTAGCATTAGCTAGGCAAACTAAAATCAATCTGCGGGGGATTATTCTCAATTGTACCCAACCTCGCACCGAGGAAGAAATTGCTGATTTAACGCCACCAGATTTAATTCGATCATTAACAAATATTCCCGTTTTAGGTTGTGTTCCTTACCTAGAAAATCCTAGAGATTTGGAAAAACTTGCCGAAGTGGCTGCGGCTTTGGATTGGGAAATATATTGTAGGGAATAG
- a CDS encoding serine/threonine-protein kinase, with the protein MQSPITVGTILQNRYHIIHIIGQGGFGRTYLAEDQRRFNELCVLKELIAPITETSYGQKAQELFEREAAILYQIEHSQIPRFREKFAQNEKLFLVQDFVAGKTYRNLLKERQELGKTFTEADVLHLLRTLLPVLSYIHGQGIIHRDISPENIILRENDFLPVLIDFGVVKELATKLQSSSATPVTTVGKLGYAPSEQMQTGRVYPSSDLYALAVTAIVLLTGKEPADLFDEQQLTWNWQQWATVKPEFAQVLQRMLSYLPAERYQSAADVTQALLNTGYGSQPLANLSSLQTIAIGHRPEPISKASEKPQPSGDSGQSSSILDNGWALGGIGCIVIILAGFGSWSLVNSLKGKPRSSAETMTTPQSFPSPVIPSGIITLTPTPTPTNSEPVINRQRLKLNRSNMAKVEGTLREDELVQYSLQGKGGEKLVVSVNENSGIVLTILTADGEVVNAQDQQYTSYEGILANDGKYIIQLGLSGGVADVNYSLDVALETPTPTETPTPTETPTPTETPTPTETPTPTETPTPTETPTPTETPTPTETPTPTETPTPTETPTPGFNGTN; encoded by the coding sequence ATGCAATCACCGATTACAGTTGGTACTATCCTACAAAATCGTTACCACATAATTCACATTATTGGACAGGGGGGATTTGGTAGAACCTATCTAGCAGAAGACCAAAGACGCTTTAATGAACTTTGTGTTCTGAAAGAATTAATTGCCCCAATCACAGAAACGTCTTATGGGCAAAAAGCACAGGAGTTATTTGAACGAGAAGCTGCTATCTTGTATCAAATTGAACATTCACAAATTCCTAGATTTCGAGAAAAGTTTGCCCAAAACGAAAAGTTATTTTTGGTACAGGATTTCGTGGCTGGTAAGACTTACCGCAATTTACTCAAAGAACGTCAGGAACTAGGAAAAACCTTCACTGAAGCAGATGTACTGCATTTACTAAGAACTTTATTACCTGTTCTTAGTTATATTCACGGACAGGGAATTATTCATCGAGATATATCTCCAGAAAATATAATTTTACGGGAAAATGATTTTTTGCCTGTGTTAATTGATTTTGGCGTGGTGAAGGAGTTAGCTACAAAATTACAATCATCAAGTGCTACACCAGTAACAACTGTAGGTAAGTTAGGTTATGCGCCTAGTGAACAAATGCAGACAGGCAGGGTATATCCTAGCAGTGATTTGTATGCGTTGGCTGTGACTGCTATAGTTTTATTGACTGGGAAAGAACCCGCAGATTTATTTGATGAGCAGCAACTAACCTGGAATTGGCAACAATGGGCAACGGTGAAACCAGAATTTGCTCAGGTGTTACAGCGAATGTTGAGTTATCTACCGGCGGAACGCTATCAAAGTGCGGCTGATGTGACTCAAGCACTGCTGAACACAGGCTATGGTAGTCAACCTCTAGCTAATTTATCTTCTTTACAAACTATTGCTATTGGTCATCGTCCTGAACCTATATCAAAAGCATCGGAAAAGCCCCAACCTTCAGGAGATTCTGGGCAAAGTAGCTCTATTTTGGATAATGGTTGGGCGTTGGGGGGTATTGGCTGTATTGTGATTATTTTAGCAGGTTTTGGTTCTTGGAGTTTGGTGAATTCACTCAAAGGTAAGCCGCGTTCATCGGCAGAAACGATGACAACTCCACAATCTTTTCCTTCTCCAGTTATTCCTAGTGGGATCATCACATTAACACCAACTCCAACACCGACTAATAGCGAACCTGTAATTAATCGCCAACGGCTGAAATTAAACAGGTCTAATATGGCGAAAGTTGAGGGAACACTGCGAGAAGATGAATTAGTTCAATATAGTTTGCAAGGTAAGGGTGGGGAAAAGTTAGTTGTATCTGTAAATGAGAACAGTGGGATTGTTCTGACGATTTTAACTGCTGATGGTGAAGTCGTGAATGCTCAAGATCAACAATATACATCTTATGAGGGAATATTAGCGAATGATGGCAAATATATTATTCAATTAGGTTTGTCCGGGGGTGTGGCAGATGTTAATTATAGTTTGGATGTGGCTTTAGAAACCCCAACGCCAACGGAAACACCAACGCCAACGGAAACCCCAACGCCAACGGAAACCCCAACGCCAACGGAAACACCAACGCCAACGGAAACACCAACCCCAACGGAAACACCAACCCCAACGGAAACACCAACCCCAACGGAAACACCAACGCCAACGGAAACACCAACGCCAACGGAAACCCCAACCCCAGGTTTTAATGGGACTAATTAG